One genomic window of Bradyrhizobium sp. B124 includes the following:
- the thrS gene encoding threonine--tRNA ligase produces the protein MADTPKSGSGFQYSLSNLKPAEPVNKIALTFPDGARRDFPKGTTGLDIAKGISPSLAKRTVAMALDGTLADLNDPIEADAKIELISREDPRALELIRHDAAHVLAEAVQSLWPGTQVTIGPVIENGFYYDFFRNEPFTPEDFAAIEKRMREIVARDKPFTKEVWDREKTKQVFRDKGEAFKVELVDAIPGNEPIKIYFQGDWFDLCRGPHMTSTGKIGNAFKLMKVAGAYWRGDSNNPMLTRIYGTAFARQEDLDAYLKQIEEAEKRDHRKLGRELDLFHFQEEGPGVVFWHPKGWTIFQQLIAYMRRRLLGDYSEVNAPQILDKVLWETSGHWDWYRENMFAAQSAGDEAEDKRWFALKPMNCPGHVQIFKHGLKSYRDLPLRLAEFGVVHRYEPSGAMHGLMRVRGFTQDDAHVFCTEQQLADECLKINELILSTYADFGFDGELTVKLSTRPEKRVGTDEMWDHAERVMATVLSEIKANGSNRIRTEINPGEGAFYGPKFEYVLRDAIGRDWQCGTTQVDFNLPERFGAFYIDHDGSKKAPVMVHRAICGSMERFIGILIEHYAGNFPLWLAPTQLVVTTITSEGDEYAKVVAAAARRAGLRVEIDLRNEKINYKVREHSLAKIPALLVVGKKEAETHSVSVRRLGSERQTVMPTDEAIAALVDEATPPDVKRARSVA, from the coding sequence ATGGCAGACACGCCCAAATCCGGTTCCGGATTCCAGTACAGCCTCTCCAACCTCAAGCCCGCAGAACCCGTGAACAAGATCGCCCTCACCTTCCCTGATGGAGCGAGGCGCGATTTCCCGAAAGGGACCACCGGCCTCGACATCGCCAAAGGCATTTCGCCCTCGCTCGCCAAGCGCACCGTCGCGATGGCGCTCGACGGCACGCTCGCCGATCTCAACGATCCGATCGAAGCCGACGCCAAGATTGAGTTGATCAGCCGTGAAGACCCCCGCGCGCTGGAACTGATCCGGCACGATGCCGCGCACGTGCTCGCCGAAGCCGTGCAGTCGCTGTGGCCGGGCACCCAGGTCACGATCGGCCCGGTGATCGAGAACGGCTTCTATTACGACTTCTTCCGCAACGAGCCGTTCACCCCGGAAGATTTTGCCGCCATCGAGAAGCGGATGCGCGAGATCGTCGCGCGCGACAAGCCGTTCACCAAGGAAGTCTGGGATCGCGAGAAGACCAAGCAGGTGTTCCGCGACAAAGGCGAGGCCTTCAAGGTCGAGCTGGTCGACGCGATTCCCGGCAACGAGCCGATCAAGATCTATTTCCAGGGCGACTGGTTCGATCTCTGCCGCGGCCCGCATATGACGTCGACCGGCAAGATCGGCAACGCCTTCAAGCTGATGAAGGTGGCCGGCGCCTATTGGCGCGGCGATTCCAACAATCCGATGCTGACCCGCATCTACGGCACCGCATTCGCCAGGCAGGAGGACCTCGACGCTTACCTCAAGCAGATCGAGGAAGCGGAGAAGCGCGATCACCGCAAGCTCGGCCGCGAGCTCGACCTGTTCCACTTCCAGGAGGAAGGCCCCGGCGTGGTGTTCTGGCACCCGAAGGGCTGGACCATCTTCCAGCAGCTGATCGCCTATATGCGACGCCGGCTGCTCGGCGACTACAGCGAGGTCAACGCGCCGCAGATCCTCGACAAGGTGCTCTGGGAGACCTCGGGCCATTGGGACTGGTACCGCGAGAACATGTTCGCGGCGCAGTCCGCCGGCGACGAGGCCGAGGACAAGCGCTGGTTCGCGCTGAAGCCGATGAACTGCCCCGGCCATGTGCAGATCTTCAAGCACGGACTGAAGAGCTACCGCGACCTGCCGCTGCGGCTCGCCGAGTTCGGCGTCGTGCATCGCTACGAGCCGTCGGGCGCGATGCATGGCCTGATGCGGGTGCGCGGCTTCACCCAGGACGACGCCCATGTGTTCTGCACCGAACAGCAGCTCGCCGACGAGTGTCTCAAGATCAACGAGCTGATCCTGTCCACCTACGCCGATTTCGGCTTCGACGGCGAGCTCACGGTCAAGCTCTCGACGCGGCCCGAAAAGCGGGTCGGCACCGACGAGATGTGGGATCACGCCGAGCGCGTGATGGCGACCGTGCTGTCGGAGATCAAGGCCAACGGCAGCAACCGGATCCGGACCGAGATCAACCCGGGCGAAGGTGCGTTCTACGGGCCGAAGTTCGAATACGTTCTGCGCGACGCCATCGGCCGCGACTGGCAATGCGGCACGACCCAGGTCGACTTCAACCTGCCAGAACGGTTCGGCGCGTTCTACATCGATCACGACGGCTCGAAGAAGGCGCCGGTGATGGTGCACCGTGCGATCTGCGGCTCGATGGAGCGCTTCATCGGCATCCTGATCGAGCACTATGCCGGCAACTTCCCGCTCTGGCTGGCGCCAACCCAGCTCGTGGTCACAACCATCACCTCCGAGGGCGACGAGTACGCCAAGGTGGTGGCGGCCGCGGCGCGCCGCGCCGGCCTCCGCGTCGAGATCGACCTGCGCAACGAGAAGATCAACTACAAGGTCCGCGAGCACTCGCTGGCCAAGATCCCGGCCCTGCTCGTCGTCGGCAAGAAGGAAGCCGAGACGCATTCGGTCTCGGTCCGCCGCCTCGGCAGCGAGCGCCAGACCGTGATGCCGACCGATGAGGCGATCGCAGCGCTAGTGGATGAAGCGACACCACCGGACGTGAAACGGGCGCGATCGGTCGCCTGA
- a CDS encoding nitroreductase yields MPDAIELLKTRRSMKPREMTGPGPSAAELETILTIGARVPDHGKLAPWRFIVFEGEARARAGDVIAKVFARKNPGAPTTDIEVEKKRLTDAPLVIGVVSFTKPHPKVPPWEQELSAGASAMNIVTAATALGYGACWLTGWFAFDRDVLDGLGLKPDEKLAGLIHIGTPTKPSEDRPRPALSDIVTRF; encoded by the coding sequence GTGCCCGATGCCATTGAACTCCTGAAGACACGCCGCTCGATGAAACCGCGCGAGATGACCGGCCCGGGCCCGTCCGCGGCCGAGCTCGAGACTATCCTGACCATCGGTGCGCGCGTGCCCGACCACGGCAAGCTGGCGCCCTGGCGCTTCATCGTGTTCGAGGGTGAGGCCCGCGCCCGCGCCGGCGACGTGATCGCAAAGGTGTTTGCCCGCAAGAACCCCGGCGCGCCCACGACCGACATCGAGGTTGAGAAGAAGCGCCTGACCGATGCGCCGCTGGTGATCGGCGTGGTCTCCTTCACCAAGCCGCACCCGAAGGTGCCACCGTGGGAGCAGGAATTGTCGGCCGGCGCGAGCGCCATGAACATCGTCACCGCGGCGACCGCGCTCGGCTACGGCGCCTGCTGGCTGACCGGCTGGTTCGCCTTCGACCGCGACGTGCTCGACGGTCTCGGCCTGAAACCGGACGAGAAGCTCGCCGGGCTCATTCACATCGGGACGCCGACCAAGCCGAGCGAGGACCGCCCGCGCCCGGCGCTGTCGGATATCGTGACGCGGTTCTGA
- a CDS encoding EAL domain-containing protein, with protein MIMANKNSKTSAKFSSEMFADVPVLQRKWQAAVRPGEKLPHYEDVMLGSLGRLADHIVLLRNVDGVLSVSHTGRYVQTWLNDERWDIPLSALPPDCATALTEATANARENCRPYLAAAHCVRDGLVRTFDVLALPTRSRWGGILVGVYVNERNAQYNLLDTIFSATDEGVLSLAAIRDARGEAADFQIVHLNQGAARLLMQPATELLWRRLSAGGNPLAAPAVMNRLRGFVGSGFVGNGPGGQFEIDSGDRCLRLGVTAFGDMLSLTVSDVTALKQREQSFRLLFENNPMPMWVFDAGTMEFLSVNDAAVQHYGYSRERFLGMTLRQIWPEDEWAMHSAALREVGNVYQSSRDWRHIKADGTEIHVLTFGRRVAFEGRDGYLVAVVDITERRAAEARIAHMAHHDGLTNLPNRDFYQERLREALERGRSGNRRVAVMCIDLDLFKNVNDSFGHPMGDRLLKLVAERLREVVRDDNVAARLGGDEFAIVLAADVSPNEASAFAERLIDALSAPYKIDGLEVVVGASVGIALSPGDGTTSEDLMRNADMALYRAKSDGGGVHHFFEPEMDQQAQKRRDMERDLRAAFSNGEFELHYQPLVDIAADRISGFESLLRWQHPQKGMISPAEFIPVAEDIGLIVALGEWVLREACAEAMKWPADVKVAVNLSPVQFRSRNLVQAVISALAHSGLSARRLELEITESVFLAETEANLAILHQLRELGVSISMDDFGTGYSSLSYLRSFPFDKIKIDRSFVKDLARRSDCLAIVRAISGLGRSLKITTTAEGVETTDQLDWLRAEGCNEVQGFLFSAARPGHEIAALLRGFAERASKAA; from the coding sequence ATGATCATGGCCAACAAGAATTCAAAGACATCGGCCAAGTTCAGTTCCGAGATGTTCGCCGACGTTCCGGTCCTGCAACGCAAGTGGCAGGCGGCAGTCCGTCCCGGTGAAAAGCTGCCGCACTATGAAGACGTGATGCTCGGCAGTCTCGGCCGGCTCGCCGATCACATCGTGCTGCTGCGGAACGTCGATGGCGTGCTCAGCGTCTCGCACACCGGCCGCTACGTCCAGACCTGGCTGAACGACGAGCGCTGGGACATTCCGCTCAGCGCGCTGCCGCCGGACTGCGCGACGGCATTGACCGAAGCCACCGCGAATGCGCGCGAGAACTGCCGGCCCTATCTCGCGGCGGCGCATTGCGTGCGCGACGGTCTGGTGCGGACCTTCGACGTGCTGGCGCTGCCGACGCGGTCGCGCTGGGGCGGCATCCTGGTCGGCGTCTATGTCAACGAGCGCAATGCGCAGTACAATCTTCTCGATACGATCTTCTCGGCCACCGATGAGGGCGTGCTGTCGCTCGCCGCGATCCGCGACGCGCGGGGCGAGGCGGCCGACTTCCAGATCGTGCACCTCAACCAGGGCGCCGCAAGGCTCCTGATGCAGCCCGCGACCGAATTGCTGTGGCGCCGGCTCAGTGCCGGCGGCAATCCGCTGGCGGCGCCGGCGGTGATGAACCGCCTGCGCGGATTCGTCGGAAGCGGATTCGTCGGCAACGGTCCTGGCGGCCAGTTCGAGATCGACAGCGGCGATCGTTGCCTGCGGCTCGGCGTCACGGCGTTCGGCGACATGCTGTCGCTGACCGTCTCCGACGTCACCGCGCTGAAGCAGCGCGAGCAGTCGTTCCGTCTGCTGTTCGAGAACAACCCGATGCCGATGTGGGTATTCGACGCCGGCACGATGGAGTTCCTCAGCGTCAATGACGCTGCCGTTCAGCACTATGGGTACAGTCGGGAGAGATTTCTCGGCATGACGCTGCGCCAGATCTGGCCGGAGGATGAGTGGGCCATGCACAGCGCCGCCTTGCGCGAGGTCGGCAACGTCTATCAGTCGAGCCGCGACTGGCGGCACATCAAGGCTGATGGCACCGAGATCCATGTGCTGACCTTTGGACGCAGGGTGGCGTTCGAGGGCCGCGACGGCTATCTGGTCGCGGTGGTCGACATCACCGAACGCCGTGCCGCCGAAGCGCGGATCGCGCACATGGCGCACCATGACGGTCTGACAAACTTGCCGAACCGCGATTTTTACCAGGAGCGCCTGCGCGAGGCGCTGGAGCGCGGCCGCTCCGGCAATCGGCGCGTCGCTGTGATGTGCATCGATCTCGATCTGTTCAAGAACGTCAACGATTCCTTCGGGCATCCGATGGGCGACCGGCTGCTCAAGCTGGTGGCGGAGCGGCTGCGCGAGGTGGTCCGCGACGACAACGTGGCGGCCCGTCTCGGTGGCGACGAGTTCGCGATCGTGCTTGCCGCGGATGTCTCGCCCAACGAAGCGAGCGCTTTCGCCGAGCGGCTGATCGATGCCCTGAGCGCGCCCTACAAGATCGACGGGCTCGAGGTCGTGGTCGGCGCCAGCGTCGGGATCGCGCTGTCGCCGGGCGACGGCACGACGTCGGAGGACCTGATGCGCAATGCCGACATGGCGTTGTATCGCGCCAAGTCCGACGGCGGCGGCGTGCATCATTTCTTCGAGCCGGAGATGGATCAGCAGGCGCAGAAGCGCCGCGACATGGAGCGCGATCTGCGCGCGGCTTTCAGCAACGGCGAATTCGAGCTGCACTACCAGCCGCTGGTCGACATCGCCGCCGACCGCATCAGTGGCTTCGAGTCACTGCTGCGGTGGCAGCACCCGCAAAAGGGCATGATCTCGCCCGCGGAGTTCATCCCGGTTGCGGAAGACATCGGCCTGATCGTCGCGCTCGGCGAATGGGTGCTGCGCGAAGCCTGCGCCGAGGCGATGAAGTGGCCCGCCGACGTGAAGGTCGCGGTCAATCTGTCGCCGGTGCAGTTCCGCAGCCGCAATCTGGTCCAGGCGGTGATTTCGGCGCTGGCGCATTCCGGCCTGTCGGCGCGCCGGCTCGAGCTCGAGATCACGGAGTCGGTGTTTTTGGCGGAGACGGAGGCCAATCTCGCCATCCTGCATCAGCTGCGCGAGCTCGGCGTCAGCATCTCGATGGACGATTTCGGCACCGGCTATTCCAGCCTGAGCTATTTGCGCAGCTTCCCGTTCGACAAGATCAAGATCGATCGCTCCTTCGTGAAGGACCTGGCGCGGCGCTCCGATTGCCTGGCGATCGTGCGCGCGATCTCGGGCCTCGGCCGCAGCCTCAAGATCACCACGACCGCGGAAGGCGTCGAGACAACCGACCAGCTCGACTGGCTGCGCGCCGAAGGTTGCAACGAGGTCCAGGGCTTCCTGTTCAGCGCCGCAAGGCCCGGGCACGAGATTGCGGCCCTGCTGCGCGGCTTTGCGGAGCGCGCGTCGAAGGCGGCTTAG
- a CDS encoding patatin-like phospholipase family protein, producing the protein MLDSWMGRGQKSSDGPDKVGLGTVRRPVIGLALGGGAARGFAHIGIIKTLLAHGIVPNVVVGTSIGSVVGGAYAAGHIDKLEQWARSLQPRSVLGYLDIRLNGSGLIGGAKLAAEIEAALGQVMIEDLTVKFASVATEVRTGHEIWLTQGRVVDAMRASYALPGIFAPVLIGDRWLVDGALVNPVPVSAARALGAEIVIAANLSSDVFAHSTTIYNHGPSAAPEVTVAVTAEAEIEPEPPKRRFGRFFSAERTVKREFFGSASRPGISSVMVDAFNIMQDRITRARLAGDPPDMLISPRVGQIGWFDFHRADDLIAHGIRAAERAIGAIEEAIDILVPPSNGTGTTGK; encoded by the coding sequence GTGTTGGATAGCTGGATGGGCCGAGGCCAAAAGAGCTCCGACGGCCCCGACAAGGTAGGACTGGGAACGGTTCGCCGGCCGGTGATCGGGCTTGCGCTCGGCGGCGGCGCCGCACGCGGCTTTGCCCATATCGGCATCATCAAGACCCTGCTCGCCCATGGCATCGTCCCCAACGTCGTGGTCGGCACCTCGATCGGGTCAGTGGTCGGCGGCGCCTATGCGGCCGGCCATATCGACAAGCTGGAGCAGTGGGCCCGCAGCCTGCAGCCGCGCAGCGTGCTCGGCTACCTCGACATCCGCCTCAACGGCTCCGGCCTGATCGGCGGCGCCAAGCTGGCCGCCGAGATCGAGGCCGCGCTGGGCCAGGTCATGATCGAGGACCTCACGGTCAAGTTCGCCAGCGTCGCAACCGAAGTCCGCACCGGGCACGAGATCTGGCTGACCCAAGGCCGTGTGGTCGACGCGATGCGCGCCTCCTACGCTTTGCCAGGCATCTTCGCGCCGGTGCTGATCGGCGACCGTTGGTTGGTCGACGGCGCGCTGGTCAATCCGGTGCCGGTTTCGGCCGCCCGCGCCCTCGGCGCCGAGATTGTCATTGCGGCGAACCTCTCCAGCGACGTGTTCGCGCACTCGACCACGATCTACAATCACGGGCCGTCCGCCGCGCCCGAGGTGACGGTCGCGGTGACTGCCGAGGCCGAGATCGAGCCAGAACCGCCGAAGCGGCGGTTCGGCCGCTTCTTCTCCGCCGAACGGACCGTGAAGCGGGAATTTTTCGGCAGCGCCAGCCGGCCCGGAATCTCGAGCGTCATGGTCGACGCCTTCAACATCATGCAGGACCGCATCACCCGTGCGCGCCTCGCCGGCGATCCGCCCGACATGCTGATCTCGCCGCGCGTCGGCCAGATCGGCTGGTTCGACTTCCACCGCGCCGACGACCTGATCGCGCACGGCATTCGCGCGGCCGAACGCGCCATCGGAGCGATCGAGGAAGCCATCGATATCCTGGTGCCGCCGTCCAACGGCACGGGCACCACCGGGAAGTAG
- a CDS encoding CBS domain-containing protein: MTVRSILDAKGHQVMSVAPGAKLSAAVKLLGERKIGAVLVMEQGRMEGILSERDIVRVLSERGAGVLEEPVSAVMTKKVVSCRESDTVSGLMEMMTTGKFRHLPVVEDGKVVGLISIGDVVKRRVQEYEHEQEALRDYIKTA, encoded by the coding sequence ATGACGGTACGTTCCATTCTCGATGCAAAGGGCCATCAGGTCATGAGCGTCGCGCCCGGCGCGAAGCTTTCGGCCGCGGTCAAACTGCTCGGCGAGCGTAAGATCGGCGCCGTGCTGGTGATGGAGCAGGGCCGGATGGAAGGCATCCTGTCGGAGCGCGACATCGTGCGCGTGCTCTCAGAGCGCGGCGCGGGCGTGCTGGAGGAACCGGTGAGCGCGGTGATGACCAAGAAGGTCGTGAGTTGCCGCGAGTCCGATACCGTCAGCGGCCTGATGGAGATGATGACCACCGGCAAGTTCCGCCATCTCCCTGTCGTCGAGGACGGCAAGGTGGTCGGGCTGATCTCGATTGGCGACGTCGTCAAGCGCCGCGTGCAGGAATATGAGCACGAGCAGGAAGCGCTGCGCGACTACATCAAGACCGCCTAA
- a CDS encoding rhomboid family intramembrane serine protease codes for MDSHPESPLEPPPEAPREPILTLPPALTAYILLIAVIHLRVLLPPEMENWTIDVFGFIPKRYDSTLLDITFPGGDGAKVWTFVTYSLLHANLTHIGFNVLWLLPFGSALARRFGAVRFFVFMAVTAAAGALAHLLTHEHAIAPMIGASASVSGTMAAAMRFAFVKGSFLSFSRGDADAAAKVPALSLWRALRNGRVLAFLAIWFGVNILFGATSLSLGAEDTSVAWQAHIGGFLAGLLLFSLFDPIPRARDDAADASSLDQSGRV; via the coding sequence TTGGACTCCCATCCCGAATCCCCGCTCGAGCCGCCGCCGGAGGCGCCGCGCGAGCCGATCCTGACCTTGCCGCCGGCGCTCACCGCCTACATCCTCCTGATCGCGGTGATCCATCTGCGGGTGCTGCTGCCGCCGGAGATGGAAAACTGGACCATCGACGTCTTCGGCTTCATCCCGAAGCGCTACGATTCGACGCTGCTCGACATCACCTTCCCGGGCGGAGACGGCGCCAAGGTCTGGACCTTCGTCACCTATTCGCTGCTGCACGCCAACCTCACCCATATCGGCTTCAACGTGCTGTGGCTGCTGCCGTTCGGCAGCGCGCTGGCGCGGCGCTTCGGCGCGGTGCGGTTTTTTGTCTTCATGGCGGTGACGGCGGCCGCAGGCGCGCTCGCGCATCTGTTGACCCATGAGCACGCCATTGCGCCGATGATCGGCGCGTCAGCCTCGGTGTCGGGGACGATGGCGGCGGCGATGCGCTTCGCCTTTGTGAAGGGCAGCTTCCTATCGTTCAGCCGCGGCGATGCCGACGCGGCCGCCAAGGTGCCCGCGCTGTCGCTATGGCGGGCGCTGCGCAATGGACGGGTGCTCGCGTTCCTGGCGATCTGGTTCGGCGTCAATATCCTGTTCGGCGCCACTTCGCTGTCGCTCGGTGCTGAGGACACGAGCGTCGCCTGGCAGGCGCATATCGGCGGCTTCCTCGCCGGGCTGTTGCTGTTCTCGCTGTTCGATCCGATTCCGCGTGCGCGAGATGATGCTGCGGATGCGTCGTCGCTGGACCAGTCCGGCCGCGTCTGA
- a CDS encoding PAS domain-containing protein, with product MKHSSSREFFAYWNAKRGTARAPDRSEFEPSAVRELLSDIFVLSYDGETRFPFRVAGTRTSALLGCDLKNRSFSALFTGESRGEIEDIITCVVEETLPAIAGVTATTETGSKAHLELLLLPFTARVHMPASLTGLLAPFEDDVTPLHDLVLTSWRYLHPQERLVPRTLRKLAIARGLMVYEGLR from the coding sequence ATGAAACACAGCTCCAGCCGCGAATTCTTCGCCTATTGGAATGCGAAGCGCGGCACTGCGCGTGCACCCGACCGGAGTGAATTCGAACCGTCCGCGGTGCGCGAGCTGCTGTCCGACATCTTCGTGCTGTCCTATGACGGCGAAACCCGCTTTCCGTTCCGCGTCGCCGGCACCCGCACCTCCGCCCTGCTCGGCTGCGACCTCAAGAACCGCAGCTTTTCCGCCCTTTTCACCGGCGAAAGCCGCGGCGAGATCGAAGACATCATCACCTGTGTCGTCGAAGAGACCCTGCCGGCCATCGCCGGTGTCACCGCCACGACCGAAACCGGCTCCAAGGCGCACCTTGAATTGCTGCTGCTGCCCTTCACCGCCCGCGTCCATATGCCGGCGAGCCTGACCGGCCTGCTCGCCCCGTTCGAGGACGATGTCACCCCGCTGCACGACCTCGTCCTGACCTCGTGGCGCTACCTGCATCCCCAGGAGCGGCTGGTGCCGCGGACCCTGCGCAAGCTCGCAATCGCGCGCGGCCTGATGGTCTACGAAGGACTGCGCTAG
- a CDS encoding adenylate/guanylate cyclase domain-containing protein: MFRNSIRQKIVGIAAGLIVLAVITSLLSMVMAGQVGHLLDELTNRYIPAYGHLARVNIRSLERSLAMRRMMMAKMQAPGEASGYDAARKTFDEIEPTIKREADAARVLIDSIIADPSTPSDNAALGRLDDRIDNAVNDLLMRLNAENKTLLDQLDAQDFAAAKATTLRADVLRDDFNNKIEGIRTDMLAQVASAAAKVMSAQQRAIIISGVVTAIAAILGFVFAMLVGSGITRPVMRLLEGTREVEAGRLDGTIAITTQDEIGQLSAAFNRMIETLRHNQRIRETFGRYINPRIAEGLLEQPAIAATEGQRRIMTVMFCDMKGFTSLSEGVTPRGLVKIMNLYLSTMSAPVHAHRGIIDKYIGDAIMAYWGAPFVEEAEQTHLAALAAIDMIGQVNQLRKDLPELLGVRAIPADCDIRIGIATGEVLVGSIGSEFMMSYTVLGDTVNLASRLEGANKFYGSRSLISEATASACAATIELREIDRLVAVGQTQPVAVFEILGKKDQLTPAQTELRQRYADGLAAYRDRRWDDAEQAFTAALAAAPVDGPSIAMKARVAAFRQNPPAADWDGAWYLEQK, translated from the coding sequence ATGTTTCGCAATTCGATCAGGCAGAAGATCGTCGGCATCGCCGCGGGACTCATCGTCCTCGCGGTGATCACCTCGCTGCTGTCGATGGTGATGGCGGGCCAGGTCGGCCATCTCCTGGATGAGCTCACCAACCGCTACATCCCCGCCTATGGTCATCTCGCCCGCGTCAACATCCGCTCGCTGGAGCGGTCTTTGGCGATGCGCCGGATGATGATGGCGAAGATGCAGGCGCCGGGGGAAGCCAGCGGCTACGACGCGGCGCGCAAGACCTTCGACGAGATCGAGCCGACGATCAAACGCGAGGCCGATGCAGCGCGCGTGCTGATCGATTCGATCATCGCCGATCCCTCGACCCCGTCGGACAACGCCGCCCTCGGGCGCCTCGATGACCGCATCGACAATGCCGTCAACGATCTCTTGATGCGCCTGAATGCCGAGAACAAGACGCTGCTCGACCAGCTCGACGCCCAGGACTTCGCGGCCGCGAAAGCGACCACGCTCCGCGCCGACGTCCTGCGCGACGACTTCAACAACAAGATCGAAGGCATTCGTACCGACATGCTGGCGCAGGTCGCTTCGGCCGCGGCGAAGGTAATGAGTGCCCAGCAGCGGGCGATCATCATCTCCGGTGTCGTGACCGCGATTGCCGCGATCCTCGGCTTCGTGTTCGCGATGCTGGTCGGCAGCGGCATCACGCGCCCGGTGATGCGGCTGCTGGAAGGCACCCGCGAGGTCGAGGCGGGCCGCCTCGACGGCACCATCGCGATCACGACCCAGGACGAGATCGGCCAGCTCTCCGCCGCCTTCAACCGCATGATCGAGACGCTGCGTCACAACCAGCGCATCCGCGAGACCTTCGGCCGCTACATCAATCCGCGGATCGCCGAGGGCCTGCTCGAGCAGCCGGCGATCGCCGCCACCGAAGGACAGCGCCGCATCATGACGGTGATGTTCTGCGACATGAAGGGCTTCACCAGCCTGAGCGAAGGCGTGACGCCGCGCGGTCTCGTCAAGATCATGAACCTGTATCTGTCGACGATGTCCGCGCCGGTCCATGCACATCGCGGCATCATCGACAAATATATCGGCGACGCCATCATGGCCTATTGGGGCGCCCCCTTCGTCGAGGAAGCCGAACAGACCCATCTGGCCGCGCTTGCCGCCATCGACATGATCGGCCAGGTCAACCAGCTGCGCAAGGATCTGCCCGAACTGCTCGGTGTGCGCGCCATCCCGGCCGATTGCGACATCCGGATCGGGATCGCCACCGGTGAAGTGCTGGTCGGCAGCATCGGCTCCGAATTCATGATGAGCTACACCGTGCTCGGTGACACCGTGAACCTCGCCTCGCGGCTGGAAGGCGCCAACAAGTTCTACGGCAGCCGCAGCCTGATCTCGGAAGCCACCGCGAGCGCCTGCGCCGCGACCATCGAGCTGCGCGAGATCGACCGCCTCGTCGCCGTCGGCCAGACCCAGCCGGTCGCTGTGTTCGAGATACTCGGCAAGAAGGATCAACTGACGCCGGCGCAGACCGAGTTGCGGCAGCGCTACGCCGATGGTCTCGCCGCCTATCGCGACCGCCGCTGGGACGACGCCGAGCAAGCTTTCACTGCCGCACTGGCTGCGGCGCCGGTCGACGGACCGTCGATCGCCATGAAGGCGCGCGTCGCAGCGTTCAGGCAAAATCCGCCGGCGGCGGATTGGGACGGCGCCTGGTACCTGGAGCAGAAGTAG
- a CDS encoding tetratricopeptide repeat protein, which produces MLTAFLTAPIILFPPHTALAAGGGGGGGGGGAGGGDFYGSSYSTPAPAYPQQKDRKTTHRVKKPIKQSGFDDPAFRDSYRAAYATIYERNDYAAAIDQLNALGRDDHPDVANLIGYSYRKLGDYKQSQVWYERALKADPNHVLTWNYYGLWQIEQGNRDQAQYHLQRIGEICGTDCEEYRTLAAALEKPPGTNLVY; this is translated from the coding sequence ATGCTTACGGCATTTCTGACAGCGCCGATCATCCTGTTCCCACCGCACACTGCCCTCGCCGCCGGTGGAGGTGGTGGTGGCGGCGGAGGAGGAGCAGGCGGCGGAGACTTCTACGGGTCGAGCTACAGCACGCCTGCGCCGGCCTATCCCCAGCAGAAGGACAGAAAGACCACGCACAGGGTCAAGAAGCCGATCAAGCAATCCGGCTTCGATGATCCGGCATTCCGCGACAGCTATCGCGCGGCCTATGCGACGATCTACGAACGCAACGACTACGCCGCCGCGATCGATCAGCTGAACGCGCTCGGCCGCGATGATCATCCTGATGTCGCGAACCTGATCGGTTACTCCTATCGCAAGCTCGGCGACTACAAGCAGTCGCAGGTCTGGTACGAGCGCGCGCTGAAGGCCGATCCCAACCACGTGCTGACGTGGAACTACTACGGTCTGTGGCAGATCGAACAAGGCAACCGCGACCAGGCGCAGTATCATCTGCAGCGGATCGGCGAGATCTGCGGCACCGACTGCGAGGAGTATCGCACGCTGGCAGCCGCACTGGAGAAGCCGCCGGGTACGAACCTCGTCTACTGA
- a CDS encoding cupin domain-containing protein yields the protein MPDLIDFGTLQLKFLQSKETTGGSVDLFEMTLQPNARMPIPHYHESWDETIYGLSGVSTWRVDGKEIHIGPGESVFIKRGVVHGFTNRSNGPATCLCLLSPGALGPQYFKDMAVLMAGGAPDPARMKETMLRYGLVPVAS from the coding sequence ATGCCCGATCTGATTGACTTCGGTACGTTGCAGCTCAAATTCCTGCAGAGCAAGGAGACCACCGGCGGCAGCGTCGATCTGTTCGAGATGACGCTGCAACCGAATGCCCGGATGCCGATTCCGCACTATCACGAGAGCTGGGACGAGACGATCTACGGGCTTTCGGGCGTCTCGACCTGGCGGGTCGACGGCAAGGAGATCCACATCGGGCCCGGCGAGTCGGTGTTCATCAAGCGCGGTGTCGTGCACGGCTTCACCAACCGCTCGAACGGTCCGGCGACCTGCCTCTGCCTCCTCAGCCCCGGCGCGCTCGGACCGCAATATTTCAAGGACATGGCGGTCCTGATGGCGGGGGGTGCCCCCGATCCAGCCAGGATGAAAGAGACGATGCTGCGCTACGGCCTGGTGCCGGTCGCTTCCTGA